In Acidimicrobiales bacterium, the genomic stretch CCGTCGCACGCGAGTTCGTTCACCTCGTGGGCGATGCCGGCCTCCGATATCGCCCGACACGTCCGGTACTCATAGTCCGCTCGTCGCATGTCGACGTCCCCCCTCACTTCCACTAGGGCCGGTGCGTCGGATCCGCTTACACAGCAGCGACGGCCGCAGCCCCGAGCAGTCAGGTAAGCGGATACCGCCCCCTGGCCCCTAGGTGTCCGTAGAGGCCGACAACAAGGGAGAAGGGTCCGATGGGGATGAAGAAGGCAACTGTCGTGGTCGCGGTCACTGCACTGCTCGCGGTGATGATCGGGGCGGCAGGAGCACAGGGAGACACCGGAACCGCGGACCGGGACGCTCCGGCCACGGCGACCTTCGAGGGCCACGAGTTCGACATGACAGGCGACTGGGGCGAGGCACGTCACTGCGTCGTAGACGCCCAGGGTTCCGCCGAGTGCTTCCGGACCCGCACCGAGGCGGCCGAACTCGACGGGGGACCGACCGACGAGGACCTGGAGATCCTGCGCCGATCACTCACGGACGTCGGTGACGAGGGTGCCGCTGGCGCTGCGGGGGCGGTGGGTGAAGCCGAAGCGGCCGTCGGTCGGGCCCTCGGCGGTGGCGTCGCCGCCGCTTCGGGCGGGTGCACGCTGACACTGTTCGCGAACAGCTACTTCGGCGGGTCATCGGTGAGCTTCAGTTCCACGGGGATCACCTACTCGCTGGCCTCCTACGGCTTCGATCAGCGGGCCTCCTCGTGGACCGAACCCGGCGCATGCTCGGCACGGTTCTACGACGTCAAGTCCGGTGGCAGCTACATCGGCGTCGCCGGACCGTTCTCCGCGGGAGGCGACTGCTGCCTCTGGAACAACTACTGGAACACCGGAGGAACGATCGACAACGACATCTCCTATGCCCGCATGACGTGATCTCGGGCCGCCGGCGCATGAACGTGGCGAATCCCTTCTCCGCTCGGGGATCTGGAAGCATGGAACGACTGTGCGCTCCACCGCCCCCGATGACCCCTCCGGTTTCTCGGCGTTCTACCGGGAATCCCGCCCATCGTGTGTACGCGCCACCGTGGTGACCGTGTGTGACATCGACCGGGCCGAGGAGTACGTCGACGAGGCTTTCGCGCTCGCCTACGAGAGATGGCGCAGGCTCCGCCGTCACCCGAATCCGCAGGGCTGGATCGTCCGCACAGCGGTCAACCTGAGCCGCAAGCAGTGGCACCGCCGCAACAGGGAGGACGAACTCACCCCACCCGCGTCGCTGGTCCCACCACCGCCCGAGCCGATGGACGAGAAGATCCTCGACGCACTGCTCGCGCTGCCCGAACGTCAGCGCGAGGTGATCGCCCACCGCATCGTGCTCCAGGCCTCCACGAAGGAAGCCGCCGAGGCACTCGACATCACACCGAGCACCGTGACGGTGCACCTCCACCGGGCGATGCGGGCTCTGCGCGAGCACCCTGACGTCCGAGGTCTGCTCGGCGAAGGTGAGGTCGGGTAAGTGAATTCACCCGTCCGGGACCTAGAGCCCTGTAGACGGTCCGTATCCGTCGAGCGACGATTCCCAGGAGAGGGGTGGTGATGGACGACGACCGACTCGACGACGAGCTCGCGCGCCGTATCCGCGCCAGCCTCGCCCACCTCGGCAACGACATGCCGGCTTCACCGCCGATCCGGAGCCCCCGCCGTTCAGTCGGAGTGCTGCGCGCGGCTGCGGCCGTCGTCGTCCTCGCGCTCGTGGCCGTGACCGTCGTTCTCTTCGTCCAGAGCGACGACGAGGTCTCCGCCGTCACCCCCGGGCTCTTACGATTCGATCCGATCGACGAGGGTGCCGCGGAGTTGTTGGAGCGGGCGGCAACGGCTGCGTTGGCTGCCGGAGACGACCTGTCCGACGGCGGCGTCCTCTACGTGCAGGCCGAGACGTGGGACCTCGACGCCGACTTCATCGGCGAGGCGAAGAACGTCGCGATGACCGCCATCGTCGAGGAGTCCTGGACCGATCGAACCGGAGCCGGCCGACGCGAGCTACGTCCGGGCCGGACCCTCGAGCCGGGTGAGGTGGGCGGGGTCTTCGTCCCACCTGACACTGCCGGTGAGGCGACGGTCGAAGCCCCGATCTCCGGGTTGAACGTCGAGCAACACGGAGCGGTCCCCGACGACGCGGACGCCATCGTCACCCTCGAGACACTCGGGATCGGTTCCGATGACCAGACCGAGCTGTTGCAGGCGTTGGCCGGCCTGCTGCGCCGGGAGCCGTTCGACGCCGCACAGAAGGCCGCCCTGTGGCGCAGTATCGGGGCGATCGACGGTCTCGAGGTGCTGGGCTCCACCACCGACAGGTTCGGCCGCGAGGCCGTCGGCGTCGCGCTGACCGGTCGGTCGACCGGCGTCGAGACACAGACGATCTTCCTGTTCGATCCGGCGACGGCGACCGCACTGGCGACCGAAGAGGTTCTGACCGGCGACAGCCGGGCACTCGACATCCCGACCCCGGCGCTGGTGGGCTACCACGTTCTGGTCGACTCGGTGGTCGTCGACAGCGTCGGAACCCGCCCGCAGGACTGATTGTCGATCAGCGTGTAAGCGGATCAGATGCGTCGGACCTAAGGGTGTATGAGGGCCCCCTCCCTCCAGCAGTGATCCGGCGGCGGATCCCACCCGATCCGTCAACGGATCGGGACCAGCCCGGCGGGTCGGGCCGCAACGGCCCGACCCGCCGCCTGTTCAGGCGTCGGCCCCCAAAACCGCGGCGGTGACGCGGTAGCGTCAAGGGGTACCTCTCCACCCACCCCCAGGGGGCAACACACAATGGCAATTGAAGTCGGCCAGCAGATTCCCGACGTCGAGGTCAAGGTCATGGGCCCTGACGGCGCACCGGAGTCGAAGCAGACCGGTGAGCTGCTCGGGAGCGGCAAGGTCGTTCTCTTCGCGGTACCCGGCGCGTTCACGCCCGGCTGTTCGAAGACCCACCTCCCCGGATTCGTCCAGGGCGCCGAGAAGCTCTCCGGCAAGGGCGTCGACACCATAGCGTGCATCGCCACCAACGACGCGTTCGTCATGGACGCGTGGCAGAAGGACCAGGGCGCGGACCAGATCCTCATGATCGCCGACGGCAACGCGGCGTTCACCGAGGCGATGGGCCTCACCTTCGACCTGAGCGGCGCCGGACTCGGCGTCCGCTCGAAGCGCTACGCCGCCGTCATCGAGGACGGCACCGTCACCCACCTCGACGTCGACGAGAGCGGCGGCATCGAGGTCAGCTCCTGCGAGAACGTGCTCACGCACCTCTGAGCCGACCCTACTGTCGAAGACCTGCGTTCGGTGCCGGCTCCCACGGGCGCCGGCACCGCCGCGTCGCGTCCCTTATCTGTCCCACCGGCACGACGGGCACACCCGCGTGGCACGACTCGGCGGAAGTGGCATAGTTGTGGCATGACTCGGGTACGGCTGAGCACGACCGTGGACGGCGAGCTCCTGGCCGAGGTACGTGCCCGCCGGGCGGGCCTCAACGACGCCGCTCTGATCGACGAGGCCCTCGCCGCCCTGCGCGCCCGGCTGAGATCCACCGAGATCGATGCGACCTACGCGGCCTACGAGGACCATCCTCTCGACGAGCCCGACGCATGGGGCGACCTCGCCGGGTTCCACGAGGCAGCAGCGTCGTCGTGAGCGAGCTCCCCGCCCGCGGAGAGATCTGGTGGTGCGAGCTCCCCGAGATCAGCCGTCGCCCCGTGGTCGTGCTGTCCCGTGACGTGGCCATCTCGCGACGGCGACGAGTACTCGTCGGCCCGTGCACGACGACGGTCAGAGGACTCGCCAGCGAGGTCGTGCTCGAGCCCGGCGAGGACCCGGTCCCCCTCCTCTCGGCCGTCAATCTGGATTCCGTGGAGAACGTCGCCGTCGGCTCCCTGGTCGAACGCCTGGGACGACTCGGCGACAGCCGGATGCGCGAGATCTGCTCAGCGCTGGCCGTCGCAGTCGACTGCGAGTTCTCCTAGGACCGCGCCCGCACCTGACACCGGGAGGACCAGTAGACGATTGCGCCCGTCGCGCCCGGCGGCGAGGGTCTCGTCGAACCGCCTCGAGGCGACCTCGTGGAGCGAATGGTCCCCTCGGTGGATGGCGAGGACCACGTTGACGTCGAGAAGGAACACCTCAGCCGAGCTGATCGAGCTCGATGTCGTCGTCGACGAGCTCGCTGAGACCGCTGGCGGAGATCACGTCGACTCCGGGACGTGGCCCGGTTCCACGGGTGAACACGGGAATCGCCGGCGCCTCCCTCGGCGCCCCCGGTTCACTGAGCTCTCGGCGCAGCGCCGCCTCGACCACCGTCCCGAGCGACACCCCCTGCTCGCGGGCCCAACGCTTCGCGGCCTCGAGCAACTCGTCGTCGATTCGCAGTGTGACGCGCATGATCATGAGATTGTCGCAGCACCAGCATCACGCTCTGGCCGACTTTCCCTGACACCGGTGCCACGAGTAGACGATGCACCCGTCGCTGCCCGTACGGGCGACCTCGATGGGGTCTCGCACCTTCGGCACGGTCGGCGGGTCCGGTCGTAGACCACCAGGCCTCCCGGTCCCTCCCACACTTGCCAAAGACCACGAGGACCGGAAGGACGAGCTCGACAAATTCAGGAGTCTCGTCGAGAATCGCACGCACCGATCCGCCGGGTCTGCGACGTTCACCTGGACCGACGCCGGCCTGTTGGACTCGTTGGTCGACCCTCAGACTGGTGTGACCGCGGACTGGACCTACAACACCGCCGGGCAGGCAACCGACATCGACTACACCCCATCAGGTGGCGGGTCGACGTTTGGGCGCAGCTTCGGCTATGACACCGCCGGGCGTCTTGTCACCGACACCCACACCGACACCTCCGCGAACGTCGTCGGCGTGAACCGGATGGGCTATGACCCTCGTGGTGATCTGGTGTGGGAGACCCAGGCCCCCGACCCGACCACCACCGGCGGAACCGTCACCTCCCTCTACGGATACGATCCCGCGGACCGTCTCGAAACGTGGGATTCGGTGCAGGACCCCGCG encodes the following:
- a CDS encoding sigma-70 family RNA polymerase sigma factor, with product MRSTAPDDPSGFSAFYRESRPSCVRATVVTVCDIDRAEEYVDEAFALAYERWRRLRRHPNPQGWIVRTAVNLSRKQWHRRNREDELTPPASLVPPPPEPMDEKILDALLALPERQREVIAHRIVLQASTKEAAEALDITPSTVTVHLHRAMRALREHPDVRGLLGEGEVG
- a CDS encoding CU044_5270 family protein — protein: MDDDRLDDELARRIRASLAHLGNDMPASPPIRSPRRSVGVLRAAAAVVVLALVAVTVVLFVQSDDEVSAVTPGLLRFDPIDEGAAELLERAATAALAAGDDLSDGGVLYVQAETWDLDADFIGEAKNVAMTAIVEESWTDRTGAGRRELRPGRTLEPGEVGGVFVPPDTAGEATVEAPISGLNVEQHGAVPDDADAIVTLETLGIGSDDQTELLQALAGLLRREPFDAAQKAALWRSIGAIDGLEVLGSTTDRFGREAVGVALTGRSTGVETQTIFLFDPATATALATEEVLTGDSRALDIPTPALVGYHVLVDSVVVDSVGTRPQD
- a CDS encoding peroxiredoxin, with protein sequence MAIEVGQQIPDVEVKVMGPDGAPESKQTGELLGSGKVVLFAVPGAFTPGCSKTHLPGFVQGAEKLSGKGVDTIACIATNDAFVMDAWQKDQGADQILMIADGNAAFTEAMGLTFDLSGAGLGVRSKRYAAVIEDGTVTHLDVDESGGIEVSSCENVLTHL
- a CDS encoding antitoxin MazE5; its protein translation is MTRVRLSTTVDGELLAEVRARRAGLNDAALIDEALAALRARLRSTEIDATYAAYEDHPLDEPDAWGDLAGFHEAAASS
- a CDS encoding type II toxin-antitoxin system PemK/MazF family toxin, translated to MSELPARGEIWWCELPEISRRPVVVLSRDVAISRRRRVLVGPCTTTVRGLASEVVLEPGEDPVPLLSAVNLDSVENVAVGSLVERLGRLGDSRMREICSALAVAVDCEFS
- a CDS encoding YlcI/YnfO family protein — its product is MRVTLRIDDELLEAAKRWAREQGVSLGTVVEAALRRELSEPGAPREAPAIPVFTRGTGPRPGVDVISASGLSELVDDDIELDQLG